The Photobacterium sp. TY1-4 DNA window GATTACAGACGTCATACGCCCTGTTCTGCTTATTCACTCAGTATAGAGAACTGCCGATGACTCATCGCCAGAAGAATGCGACTAGACTTAATGCCAACAGACAGGCTTTTGTGTCAAACCGCGCAAAAGAAATGTGTTCACTGAATAGCGGTTACACTTGACGAGGAAATGAATGATGAAAGTTAAAGCACTCTTCATTGCTGTCAGCTTACTGTTTGCGAATCTCGCAATGGCATCCGGTCATTGCACCTGGTATATCCAGGATCGTGGCTGGTGTACACCTTACTTCCCCGCCGATGATCATCAACCCGATAAAAAATAAGCATGAAAAAGCCGCTGCACTCAGGTCAGCGGCTCTCATCATCAACTCCAGGATTAAGGGTACTTTCCGTCTCAGCGACGTTCCAGCAGATAGATTTTCGCACCGAGTGCCGGCATCCGAACCACAATCTCTCCCCGGGTCTGCACAGTCTGAAGCGGTATGCGCTCATCACCGTAGAGCTGTTCGACCAGCGTATACTCGCCATCCGGCAACTGCCAGCTATCAACCAGTGACGGCGGTAGCTGAATCGGCACAGAGCCCAAATCCGTATCAGCGAAGTTTGCCACCATCAACAGCTGCTGCGCGCCGTCATAACGACTGAAGCAGAACAGTGACTCCGGATAAGCAGCATTCGACGCACGGTTCTCACGGTGAATTTCCCGGTACTCGCCCAACATGGCGGAATTGTCCAGGGTGAAGTTCAGCAAACGACTGTAAAAATCACGGAGATCTTTTTCACCATCGCTCAACTGCCCGCCGTCAAAGCGCCCTTCGTTCATCCAACGTTGGTGGCTCGGTACCCCGAAATAATCAAATATTGTCGTGCGGGACTTGAGGCCGAATCCGGCATCTTCGGTCGCCGCTTCCCCCACTTCCTGACCAAAGTACACCATGGTCGGCGAGTTGCTCAGCGTTGCCGACACCAGCATCGCCGGTTTGCCTTTGCGGGCATCTCCGGCAAACGCTTCATGGGCCAGACGCTGTTCATCGTGATTGTCGAGGAAATGCAGCATGTGGTGCTCGATATCCAGCATCTGCTCCTGAACCACCGCGATGGCATCCGTCGAACCATGGCCCTGGAGAACCGCCTTCAGGGTGTCGTACAGATCGACTTTGTCATACAGGTAATCCATTTTGCCGAGATGGATATAATCGCGATACAAATCCGGCTGATACACCTCAGCCAACAAGAAGGCATCCGGATTGGCCTGCTTAATGGCCGAGTTCAGATAGCTCCAGAATTCAACCGGCACCATCTCGGCCATGTCATAGCGAAAACCATCGACGCCCATCGCCAGCCAGTAGAGCGCGATATCCCGAAACTTTTGCCAGGAATCCGGCACAGACTGCGCCTGCCAGAATGCGGCATGGGCTTGCGTACTTTGCCCGGCAAACCCCGGCGGCAGCTCAGCGAAGTCTTTGCTGCCATCCGGACGGATACCATAGTTCACCTTGACCGTTTCATACCAGTCATCAAAAGCCGGTTTGGCCAAGCGGGAGCCATTGCCGGTCCATTTGGCCGGATATTCCTGGTATGGCTGCGCTAGTGCCGGGTGTGCCTCACCGCCCAGCGGCTGATAACCGTTTTCCGGATCCGGTACGACAAACCCTTCATTCGGGATGTAGTAAAAATTATTGTCGCGATGATACGCCAGGCTCGTATCGTCAGATGCACCGAAATCTTCCACCCCTTTCGGGTTGGTGAGCCCCTGGTAGCGACGCGCGACGTGATTGGGCACAATATCGATCACCACTTTCAGCCCATGACGGTGCGTGCGTGCGATCAGCGCCTGGAATTCAGCCAGGCGGTCGGCCGGATCATCCGCTAAATCCGGGTTGACGTTGTAATAGTCTTTCACCGCATACGGCGAACCGGCACGGCCTTTGACCACACTCGGGTGATCGGACTGGATCCCGAACGCACTGTAATCGGCGACCAGCGCATGATGCGGCACACCGGTGTACCACAAATGTGTGACGCCCAGCTCCCGGATCGCTTGCAGTGCCGTGTCGGTAAAATCACTGAATTTTCCGACACCGTTCTCCTCGAGGGTGCCCCAGGGTTTATTGGTACGGTTTTTGTTTCCGAACAACCGAGTAAACACTTGGTAGACTACATATTTATGCTTTGTACTGGCAGCGTTGAGATGACTCATATCCGTATTTCTCAGGCAGGCTAAAAGATGGGAAGAAGATGTCGGAACAGGCAGCGCCAAGCCCTGCCGGTCCCAATCGATAGGAATGTTGCTGTTCGCACGCTATTTTCGCATCAGTTCAATAAAGGTCGCTTCTGCGGTGGTCGATCCGGCGCGTTTCGCCTCTTCCATCAATCTGAGGGCTTTTTGGATATCATTTTTCGCCACGGCCGCCTTGATCTGAGTGTTATAGAAGGCTTCACTTTCTGCCAGCATCGCTGGGCCTGATGTGACCGGTGCCGCAACAGGCTTCACCGTCGGCGCAGCTGTTGGTATCGGCGCAGGCACAGCTGTTGATATCGGTGCAGTTGCTGGTACTGCTGCTGGCTGAGGCAATGGTTGCGTCTCTCCAACACGGTACGCCCGCATGTTCAGCGCCTTCAGATCCAACGTTAAAGAGCCGAACCGTTGATGCTCAATCACCGGGTCAGTCACCATCGGCCGGGCCAGACCGAGCTCTTCGGCGCGAAGACGCTCCGGATGTGGAATGGTGATGGCCTCTTTTCGGTACTCAAGCGGCGAGTACACCACTAGGTACGGCGTGGTTGCCTGATCCATCGTGAATCGGTGCTGATAGCTGCTCAGGCTGAACATCTTCGACGGGGCGACGGTAAATTCATCCAGGGCAATGGTTTTAACCGGCTTGAAATTCGGATCCAGCAGCAAGACCTTCGGCGCAAACACCCCTTCCGATTTCATCCAGCTATTGAGCGTGACTTGCATCCGTTCCACATTGGCCGGTAGAGCAAAGGCGGAAAAATAGCTTTTACCATCTTCAAACTGGCCCACCTGTGAATACGCATCCACCACGAAATCAATCTCATCCCCTTGCATCGGCACCCAGGCAAATTCCCGGAAGGACTCACAACACGGGGCTTGGGCAATCGTCACGGTTTTGTTTTCCTGCGCTGTCGGGGAAGCCGCACAACCCAGTAAACTCGCGACCAGAACCGCAGCCAGCGTGGTTTTTATCATCTTCATTCTTGTTCTCCTGCCCGAAACGACACTTGGGTATCTATGTATGCATTCTCTGGTGATGGCTTTCAGAACGCCAGCAAAAAGGCATAGATACATACTCAAAAAGGCAGCCCGAGGGCTGCCTTGATCCTGAACCGGTTT harbors:
- a CDS encoding MalM family protein; this translates as MKMIKTTLAAVLVASLLGCAASPTAQENKTVTIAQAPCCESFREFAWVPMQGDEIDFVVDAYSQVGQFEDGKSYFSAFALPANVERMQVTLNSWMKSEGVFAPKVLLLDPNFKPVKTIALDEFTVAPSKMFSLSSYQHRFTMDQATTPYLVVYSPLEYRKEAITIPHPERLRAEELGLARPMVTDPVIEHQRFGSLTLDLKALNMRAYRVGETQPLPQPAAVPATAPISTAVPAPIPTAAPTVKPVAAPVTSGPAMLAESEAFYNTQIKAAVAKNDIQKALRLMEEAKRAGSTTAEATFIELMRK
- a CDS encoding alpha-amylase family protein; protein product: MSHLNAASTKHKYVVYQVFTRLFGNKNRTNKPWGTLEENGVGKFSDFTDTALQAIRELGVTHLWYTGVPHHALVADYSAFGIQSDHPSVVKGRAGSPYAVKDYYNVNPDLADDPADRLAEFQALIARTHRHGLKVVIDIVPNHVARRYQGLTNPKGVEDFGASDDTSLAYHRDNNFYYIPNEGFVVPDPENGYQPLGGEAHPALAQPYQEYPAKWTGNGSRLAKPAFDDWYETVKVNYGIRPDGSKDFAELPPGFAGQSTQAHAAFWQAQSVPDSWQKFRDIALYWLAMGVDGFRYDMAEMVPVEFWSYLNSAIKQANPDAFLLAEVYQPDLYRDYIHLGKMDYLYDKVDLYDTLKAVLQGHGSTDAIAVVQEQMLDIEHHMLHFLDNHDEQRLAHEAFAGDARKGKPAMLVSATLSNSPTMVYFGQEVGEAATEDAGFGLKSRTTIFDYFGVPSHQRWMNEGRFDGGQLSDGEKDLRDFYSRLLNFTLDNSAMLGEYREIHRENRASNAAYPESLFCFSRYDGAQQLLMVANFADTDLGSVPIQLPPSLVDSWQLPDGEYTLVEQLYGDERIPLQTVQTRGEIVVRMPALGAKIYLLERR